A window of Photobacterium sp. GJ3 contains these coding sequences:
- the rluA gene encoding bifunctional tRNA pseudouridine(32) synthase/23S rRNA pseudouridine(746) synthase RluA, whose product MNPLPPLAYHPPTDPWLDVLYVDRDIIAVNKPSGLLSNPGRDPAHADSVMNRVLAEYPKAQIVHRLDMATSGLIILSLNKDAERHLKAQFRDRQTEKVYYARVWGTPEPQQGTVDLPLICDWPNRPMQKVCFEDGKPSVTHYEVLESDGQSSLVRLRPVTGRSHQLRVHMLALGHPILGDGFYAHEEAKALAPRLQLHAAELSFFHPYTQEPRHLFAPCDFFPDAPERSL is encoded by the coding sequence ATGAATCCCTTACCGCCACTGGCCTATCACCCGCCAACGGATCCCTGGCTCGACGTCCTGTATGTCGACCGCGATATTATTGCTGTCAATAAGCCTTCCGGCCTGCTGTCCAATCCGGGACGGGATCCGGCGCATGCCGACAGTGTGATGAACCGGGTGCTGGCCGAATATCCCAAGGCACAGATTGTCCATCGGCTGGACATGGCAACATCCGGACTGATCATACTGTCACTCAACAAAGATGCAGAACGTCATCTGAAAGCCCAGTTTCGCGATCGCCAGACCGAAAAAGTGTATTACGCACGGGTCTGGGGCACGCCGGAACCCCAGCAAGGCACCGTTGATCTACCGCTCATCTGCGACTGGCCGAACCGGCCGATGCAGAAGGTCTGTTTTGAAGACGGCAAACCCTCGGTGACGCACTATGAGGTGCTGGAAAGCGACGGACAGAGCAGTCTGGTCCGGTTGCGTCCGGTGACGGGCCGTTCCCATCAGTTGCGGGTCCACATGCTCGCGCTGGGTCATCCGATTCTGGGAGACGGGTTTTATGCGCATGAAGAAGCCAAAGCACTGGCCCCACGCCTGCAACTGCATGCGGCTGAGCTGAGCTTTTTCCATCCGTACACCCAAGAACCGCGTCATCTGTTCGCCCCCTGTGACTTTTTCCCGGACGCGCCTGAGCGCAGCCTCTGA
- the rapA gene encoding RNA polymerase-associated protein RapA encodes MPFALGQRWISDTESDLGLGTVVALDARTVTLMFAASEENRVYARHDAPVTRVMFNTGDLAESQEGWSLKVEQVEEQQGVLTYFGTRSDTGEENVALREIFLSNQIRFNKPQDKLFAGQIDRMDRFALRYRALTNQHEQHKSPLRGLCGMRAGLIPHQLFIAHEVGRRFAPRVLLADEVGLGKTIEAGMIIHQQVLSGRAERILILVPETLQHQWLVEMMRRFNLHFSIFDEERCVEAIADAANPFDTAQYVLCSLDFLRKSKRRFDQALEAEWDLLVVDEAHHLVWDEDKPSREYQVVEALAETTPGCLLLTATPDQLGHQSHFARLRLLDPDRFYDYDAFLEEERQYAPVADAVSELLAGKQPDDAARDTLIRLLSEQEIAPLLDTLTGDSEASEQAAARQELIDSLMDRHGTGRVLFRNTRSAVQGFPARHLNLYPLAMPSQYSTAMRVAGMMMGKVSEEEKVLKLLYPEDIYQEFEGSAATWWNFDPRVSWLLDFLKANRNEKVLVICSRAQTALNLEQALREKEGIRATVFHEGMSILERDKAAAYFAQIEDGAQVLLCSEIGSEGRNFQFANQLVMFDLPNNPDLLEQRIGRLDRIGQQRDIEIHVPHLQGTSQALLAHWYNEGLNAFEETCPTGRAVYEAVQPQLISLLASENHSPEALDELITDSARLHSELRSKMEQGRDRLLEIHSNGGDAARALAENIASKDGDTNLVTFALGLFDTVGLNQDDRGENALVITPSEHMMVSSYPGLPHDGCTITFDRETALSREDMHFISWEHPMIQGGIDLLLSEGVGTTAVSLLKNKALPAGTLLLELVYVVDAQAPKQSGIGRFLPHTPIRILLDGKGNNLSAQVAFESFNRQLSPVNRHLGSKLVNSVQKEIHALIAAGDQMVESELDKVRQAAQQDMESTLGAELARLQALKSVNPNIRDDELELLQSQIQNLTGYISKAQIQLDSLRLIAVSHN; translated from the coding sequence ATGCCATTTGCTTTGGGTCAACGCTGGATCAGTGACACGGAAAGTGATTTAGGGTTAGGAACCGTGGTCGCGCTTGATGCGCGTACCGTTACCCTGATGTTTGCAGCAAGCGAAGAGAATCGCGTTTATGCGCGCCATGATGCACCGGTTACCCGCGTCATGTTCAACACCGGCGATCTGGCTGAAAGTCAGGAAGGCTGGTCGCTCAAGGTCGAGCAAGTGGAAGAACAGCAAGGGGTGCTGACCTATTTCGGGACCCGCTCGGACACCGGGGAAGAAAACGTAGCACTGCGCGAGATCTTCCTGAGCAATCAGATTCGCTTCAACAAACCTCAGGACAAACTCTTTGCCGGTCAGATTGACCGGATGGATCGCTTCGCCCTGCGTTACCGTGCCCTGACAAATCAGCATGAACAGCATAAAAGTCCGTTGCGTGGCCTGTGCGGGATGCGTGCCGGTTTAATCCCGCATCAGCTGTTCATTGCCCATGAAGTGGGCCGCCGTTTTGCACCGCGTGTGCTGCTGGCTGATGAAGTCGGCCTGGGGAAAACCATTGAAGCCGGGATGATCATCCATCAGCAGGTGCTGTCCGGCCGTGCGGAACGCATACTGATTCTGGTCCCGGAAACCTTGCAGCACCAGTGGCTGGTCGAGATGATGCGCCGATTCAACCTGCATTTTTCTATCTTTGACGAAGAACGCTGTGTGGAAGCCATTGCTGATGCCGCCAACCCCTTTGATACAGCCCAGTATGTGCTGTGTTCTCTGGATTTCCTGCGCAAAAGCAAGCGCCGTTTTGATCAGGCGCTGGAAGCCGAATGGGACTTACTGGTCGTTGATGAAGCACACCATCTGGTGTGGGATGAAGACAAACCGAGCCGCGAGTATCAGGTCGTCGAAGCACTGGCCGAGACCACACCAGGCTGCCTGCTGCTGACCGCAACCCCGGATCAGCTGGGCCATCAGAGCCACTTTGCCCGCCTGCGCCTGCTCGACCCGGATCGTTTCTACGACTACGACGCGTTTCTGGAAGAAGAACGCCAGTACGCCCCCGTGGCTGATGCCGTGTCTGAGCTGCTGGCCGGAAAACAACCGGATGATGCTGCCCGTGACACCCTGATCCGTCTGCTGTCGGAACAAGAGATTGCCCCGCTGCTGGACACACTGACCGGCGACAGCGAAGCAAGCGAGCAGGCTGCGGCCCGACAGGAGCTGATCGACAGCCTGATGGACCGTCACGGCACCGGCCGCGTGCTGTTCCGAAATACCCGTTCTGCGGTTCAGGGGTTCCCTGCGCGCCATCTGAATCTGTATCCGCTGGCCATGCCAAGCCAGTACAGTACGGCAATGCGTGTGGCCGGAATGATGATGGGCAAAGTCAGCGAAGAAGAAAAAGTCCTGAAACTGCTCTATCCGGAAGATATCTATCAGGAATTTGAAGGCAGTGCCGCGACCTGGTGGAACTTCGATCCGCGCGTGAGCTGGCTGCTGGACTTCCTCAAAGCCAACCGCAACGAAAAAGTACTGGTGATCTGTTCCCGCGCACAAACGGCGCTGAATCTGGAACAGGCGCTGCGTGAAAAAGAAGGCATCCGTGCCACGGTGTTCCACGAAGGCATGTCGATTCTGGAACGAGACAAAGCAGCGGCTTATTTTGCGCAAATCGAAGACGGGGCGCAGGTGCTGCTGTGTTCTGAAATCGGGTCAGAAGGCCGCAACTTCCAGTTTGCCAACCAGCTGGTGATGTTCGATCTGCCAAACAACCCGGATCTTCTGGAGCAGCGGATTGGCCGTCTGGACCGGATCGGTCAGCAGCGGGATATCGAAATTCACGTCCCGCATCTGCAAGGCACCTCGCAGGCCCTGCTGGCACACTGGTACAACGAAGGACTGAACGCTTTTGAAGAAACCTGTCCGACGGGCCGTGCTGTTTATGAAGCCGTTCAACCGCAGTTGATCAGCCTGCTGGCAAGTGAGAATCACAGCCCGGAAGCGCTGGATGAACTGATCACCGACAGTGCCCGTCTGCATTCTGAACTGCGCAGCAAGATGGAACAGGGCCGAGACCGGTTGCTGGAAATCCATTCCAACGGCGGTGATGCAGCCCGGGCGCTGGCAGAAAACATTGCGTCCAAAGACGGAGATACCAATCTGGTCACCTTCGCACTGGGCCTGTTTGATACCGTCGGCCTGAATCAGGATGACCGCGGAGAAAACGCCCTGGTGATCACACCTTCGGAACACATGATGGTTTCCAGCTATCCGGGACTGCCCCACGACGGCTGCACCATTACGTTTGACCGCGAAACTGCGCTGTCCCGGGAAGACATGCATTTCATCAGCTGGGAGCACCCGATGATTCAGGGTGGCATCGATCTGCTGCTGTCCGAAGGCGTCGGCACCACAGCCGTTTCACTGCTGAAAAACAAAGCACTTCCGGCAGGAACCCTGCTGCTGGAACTGGTTTACGTGGTGGATGCTCAGGCACCGAAGCAGTCCGGCATTGGCCGCTTCCTGCCGCACACGCCGATCCGCATCCTGCTGGATGGCAAAGGGAACAACCTGTCCGCTCAGGTTGCCTTTGAAAGTTTCAACCGTCAGCTGAGCCCGGTGAACCGTCACCTGGGCAGCAAGCTGGTGAACTCGGTCCAGAAAGAAATTCATGCCCTGATTGCTGCCGGTGATCAGATGGTGGAAAGCGAGCTGGACAAAGTCCGACAGGCCGCTCAGCAGGACATGGAGAGCACGCTGGGGGCAGAACTGGCCCGACTGCAGGCGCTGAAATCTGTGAATCCGAACATCCGTGACGATGAGCTGGAACTGCTGCAAAGCCAGATTCAGAACCTGACCGGTTACATCAGCAAAGCTCAGATCCAGCTAGACTCGCTGCGTCTGATTGCGGTCAGCCACAACTGA
- a CDS encoding PhoH family protein, producing MDDAARKVFVLDTNILLHEPLAIYSFKEHDVVIPMTVLEELDRIKDSKRDVARDARVAIRALEAIFHDATPEQISAGIPLPTEGDHKGRIAIFADYEIHETVHAFADKAGDNRILNGVLYLQNHYAPRKVVLITKDINMRLRAKGAGVLYVDDYRSDQLIDDVSLLTKGFHRYPGSFWERVGECHSEKRGRSTLHTLPQELFDTPFVNQYLIDEDTDFAARIQELDGENVTLKDLGHERLMHRQAWGIHPKNIYQGMAMDALLDPDIDLVILTGPAGCGKTILAMAAALEQVIEKGMYDKIIVTRNTPDIAESIGFLPGTEEEKMMPWLAAVTDTMEALHKHDVCTDGSMKYIFEKANIQFKSINFMRGRSIQNAFVLLDECQNLTASQIKTIITRCGEGTKLVCSGNLAQIDSTYLSPVTSGLTYIVERFKNFEGSANIYLNGVVRSRLAEFAEENL from the coding sequence ATGGACGATGCCGCTAGGAAAGTCTTTGTACTTGATACCAACATCCTGTTACATGAACCCCTCGCCATTTACTCCTTCAAAGAGCACGACGTAGTTATACCCATGACAGTTCTGGAAGAACTGGACCGAATCAAAGACAGCAAACGGGATGTTGCCCGTGATGCCCGGGTTGCCATCCGAGCATTGGAAGCAATCTTTCACGATGCGACACCAGAGCAGATCTCTGCCGGGATCCCACTGCCGACCGAAGGTGACCACAAAGGACGTATCGCCATTTTCGCGGATTACGAAATTCACGAAACGGTCCATGCCTTTGCGGATAAAGCCGGTGACAACCGGATCCTCAATGGGGTGCTCTACCTGCAAAACCATTATGCGCCACGTAAAGTGGTGCTGATCACCAAAGACATCAACATGCGGTTGCGTGCGAAAGGCGCCGGGGTGCTGTATGTCGATGACTATCGTTCCGACCAGCTGATTGACGATGTCAGTCTGCTGACCAAAGGGTTCCACCGTTATCCGGGCAGCTTCTGGGAACGCGTGGGGGAATGTCATTCTGAAAAACGTGGCCGCTCCACGCTGCATACGCTGCCACAGGAACTGTTTGATACACCATTCGTCAATCAGTATCTGATTGATGAAGATACGGATTTTGCTGCACGGATTCAGGAGCTGGACGGTGAAAACGTCACCCTGAAAGATCTGGGACACGAGCGGCTGATGCACCGTCAGGCGTGGGGAATCCATCCGAAAAATATCTATCAGGGCATGGCGATGGATGCTTTGCTCGATCCGGATATTGATCTGGTGATTCTGACCGGTCCTGCGGGGTGCGGTAAAACCATTCTGGCGATGGCTGCCGCGCTGGAACAGGTGATCGAAAAAGGCATGTACGACAAGATCATTGTCACCCGGAATACGCCGGACATTGCCGAGTCCATCGGCTTCCTGCCGGGGACGGAAGAAGAGAAAATGATGCCCTGGCTGGCTGCTGTGACAGACACCATGGAGGCACTGCACAAGCACGATGTCTGCACGGACGGCTCGATGAAATATATCTTCGAGAAAGCCAATATCCAGTTTAAATCCATCAACTTCATGCGCGGCCGCTCGATCCAGAATGCCTTTGTGTTGCTGGATGAGTGTCAGAACCTGACCGCGTCGCAAATCAAGACCATCATCACCCGCTGTGGTGAAGGCACCAAGCTGGTCTGTTCCGGGAACCTGGCGCAGATCGACTCCACTTACCTGTCGCCTGTTACATCAGGCCTAACCTATATCGTCGAGCGATTTAAAAATTTCGAGGGCAGCGCCAATATCTACCTCAATGGCGTGGTTCGCAGTCGTCTGGCAGAATTTGCCGAAGAGAATCTGTAA
- the thiQ gene encoding thiamine ABC transporter ATP-binding protein, producing MLSLSQLSHCYRHGNQEPMTLCFDLEVSQGEILAVIGPSGAGKSTLLAMIAGFLKPDSGTLHINGQPIHQQSPADRPLSILFQDHNLFPHLSVFDNIALGIHPGLKLSPADKAHITAAAERVGIAQYLTRLPEQLSGGQKQRVALARCLVRHRPLLLLDEPFSALDPALRQDMLTQVANLAREDGITVLMITHSPEDAVKIADHCAFVDQGRIQVCGPTRQVLGEASNERLKQYLGR from the coding sequence ATGCTGTCTCTCTCCCAACTCAGCCACTGCTATCGCCACGGCAATCAGGAACCCATGACCCTGTGCTTTGATCTCGAAGTCAGTCAGGGCGAGATTCTGGCGGTGATCGGCCCGAGCGGTGCCGGAAAAAGTACGCTACTGGCGATGATCGCAGGGTTTCTCAAACCCGACAGCGGCACGCTGCACATCAATGGCCAGCCAATCCACCAGCAGTCGCCCGCGGATCGTCCTCTGTCGATCCTGTTTCAGGATCACAACCTGTTCCCGCACCTGAGTGTGTTCGATAACATTGCGCTGGGGATCCATCCAGGGTTAAAACTCAGCCCGGCAGACAAAGCTCACATCACAGCCGCCGCGGAACGGGTGGGCATCGCTCAGTACCTGACCCGTCTGCCAGAACAACTGTCCGGCGGCCAGAAACAACGGGTGGCGCTGGCGCGCTGTCTGGTGCGTCATCGGCCGCTGTTGCTGCTGGATGAGCCTTTTTCTGCGCTGGATCCGGCGCTGCGACAGGACATGCTGACTCAAGTCGCCAATCTCGCCAGAGAAGATGGGATCACTGTGCTGATGATCACCCACAGTCCGGAGGATGCCGTCAAAATTGCCGATCACTGTGCTTTTGTCGATCAGGGGCGGATTCAGGTGTGTGGCCCCACCCGGCAGGTGCTGGGTGAGGCATCGAATGAAAGATTGAAGCAGTATCTGGGACGCTGA
- the thiP gene encoding thiamine/thiamine pyrophosphate ABC transporter permease ThiP — protein MLLSRSSLPGVMSAGLILILVGGALSALLGQATALHPLALWQDPYLRHVTAFSFKQALLSTLLSVIPAIPVAYALSRRRFPGRSLLLRLFAMTVVLPVLVAVFGLLAIYGNSGLLAQGLAGLEMKLPFSIYGLNGILLAHVFLNLPLACRLLLQSLEGIPAEQHQLAAHLGMKGWPLFRLVAWPRLRQQLPQVAGLVFMLCFTSFAVIMSLGGGPKATTIELAIYQALRYDFDLAAGAMLALWQMLLCCALVLFSQRFARPLATLSGRVQQGHPNYLDSRAARIWDTLWIGLVLLLVLPPMLAVLGAGLNSQLPQLLTTPALWQAVTHSLQIAALACVLALVSGIAILCASRFWRLQRYRWSADGLELIGTIILVTPGLVISTGLFLLLREFTDVFASAFWVVVAVNALMALPYVIKTLSQPMLHLAQQYNPLCQSLGMRGLSRLYLVEWRALRKPIAQAMAISFVLSLGDLGAIALFGSQDFQTLPLYLFQLMDSYQMDAAAVAALLLLLLSLGIFTLVENLLLSRAATTSSTD, from the coding sequence TTGTTACTTTCCCGTTCCAGCCTGCCCGGCGTGATGAGTGCCGGGCTGATTTTGATTCTGGTCGGCGGGGCGCTCAGCGCCCTGCTCGGACAAGCCACGGCATTACACCCGCTGGCCCTCTGGCAGGACCCCTATCTGCGCCATGTCACTGCATTCAGCTTCAAACAAGCGCTGCTCTCGACCCTGCTGAGTGTCATCCCTGCAATCCCTGTCGCTTACGCCCTGTCGCGGCGGCGGTTTCCGGGCCGATCTCTGCTATTGCGACTGTTCGCGATGACCGTGGTGCTGCCAGTGCTCGTAGCTGTATTTGGCTTGCTGGCGATTTACGGCAACAGCGGCCTGCTGGCACAAGGGCTGGCCGGGCTGGAGATGAAACTCCCGTTCAGTATTTATGGTCTGAACGGGATTTTGCTGGCGCATGTCTTTTTGAATCTGCCGCTGGCCTGCCGGTTACTCCTGCAAAGTCTGGAAGGCATTCCGGCGGAGCAGCATCAGCTTGCTGCGCATCTGGGAATGAAAGGCTGGCCGCTGTTCCGGCTGGTTGCCTGGCCCCGGTTGCGTCAGCAATTGCCGCAGGTGGCAGGGCTGGTCTTTATGCTGTGCTTCACCAGTTTCGCGGTCATTATGTCGCTGGGTGGCGGTCCGAAAGCAACCACGATTGAACTGGCCATTTATCAGGCGTTGCGCTACGACTTCGATCTGGCTGCCGGGGCTATGCTAGCGCTGTGGCAAATGCTGCTCTGCTGCGCGCTGGTTCTCTTCAGCCAGCGCTTTGCCCGACCGCTGGCAACCCTGAGTGGCCGGGTTCAGCAAGGCCATCCGAATTATCTCGACAGCCGGGCGGCCCGCATTTGGGATACCCTGTGGATTGGTCTGGTGCTGCTGCTGGTGCTGCCACCGATGCTGGCCGTACTGGGGGCTGGTCTGAACAGCCAGCTCCCGCAACTGCTGACAACCCCCGCGCTGTGGCAGGCTGTGACTCACTCGTTGCAGATCGCGGCGCTGGCGTGTGTGCTGGCACTGGTCAGCGGCATTGCGATTCTCTGTGCCAGCCGCTTCTGGCGCTTGCAGCGCTACCGCTGGTCTGCCGACGGACTGGAACTGATCGGCACCATTATTCTGGTGACGCCGGGACTGGTGATCAGTACCGGGCTGTTTCTGCTGCTGCGCGAATTCACCGATGTCTTCGCCTCGGCTTTCTGGGTGGTGGTCGCCGTCAATGCGCTGATGGCGCTGCCCTATGTGATCAAAACCCTCAGCCAGCCGATGCTGCATCTGGCCCAGCAGTACAATCCGCTGTGTCAGAGTCTGGGCATGCGCGGGCTGTCCCGGTTATATCTGGTCGAGTGGCGGGCACTGCGCAAGCCGATTGCGCAGGCAATGGCGATCAGCTTTGTGTTATCACTGGGTGATCTCGGCGCCATTGCTCTTTTTGGCAGTCAGGACTTTCAGACCCTGCCTCTGTATCTGTTCCAGCTGATGGACAGCTATCAGATGGATGCGGCAGCCGTGGCTGCCCTGCTGCTGCTTCTGCTCAGTCTGGGGATTTTCACCCTGGTCGAAAACCTGCTGCTTTCACGAGCCGCGACCACCTCTTCTACGGATTAA
- the thiB gene encoding thiamine ABC transporter substrate binding subunit: protein MVAATSAAAAQPTLTVYTYSSFTADWGPGPAIEKAFEKECGCDLKFVALDDGVSILNRVRLEGKGTKADVLLGLDNNLMTEAKKTGLLATSTIDTSAVTIPGGWKDDTFVPFDYGYFAFIYDSEKLKNPPSSLKELVTREDLNLIYQDPRTSTPGQGLMLWVKSVYGDQATQAWQQLAKKTVTVTKGWSEAYNMFLNGETDLVLSYTTSPAYHLIAENEDKYKAANFSEGHYMQVEVAAKLKNTQNNALADQFLNFILTPGFQSEIPTGNWMYPVTNQALPEGFSTLTRPAKSLEFSADEVAKERRTWVREWQTALTQ, encoded by the coding sequence ATGGTTGCAGCAACTTCAGCGGCCGCCGCACAACCCACCTTAACCGTGTATACCTACAGTTCGTTTACTGCCGACTGGGGACCAGGTCCGGCCATTGAAAAAGCGTTCGAAAAAGAATGTGGCTGCGACCTGAAGTTTGTTGCGCTGGATGATGGCGTCTCTATCCTCAACCGGGTTCGCCTGGAAGGTAAAGGGACCAAAGCAGATGTTCTGCTGGGCCTGGACAACAACCTGATGACCGAGGCTAAGAAAACAGGCCTGCTGGCCACCAGCACTATAGATACTTCAGCCGTGACCATTCCGGGTGGCTGGAAAGACGATACCTTTGTTCCTTTTGATTACGGTTATTTCGCCTTCATCTACGACAGCGAAAAACTGAAAAATCCCCCCAGCAGCCTGAAAGAGCTGGTGACACGCGAAGATCTGAACCTGATTTATCAGGATCCGCGCACCTCTACGCCGGGTCAGGGTCTGATGCTGTGGGTGAAATCCGTTTATGGCGATCAGGCAACCCAAGCCTGGCAACAACTGGCGAAGAAAACCGTCACCGTCACCAAAGGCTGGTCTGAGGCCTATAACATGTTCCTCAATGGTGAAACGGATCTGGTGCTCTCGTATACCACTTCACCGGCGTATCATCTGATTGCCGAGAATGAAGACAAGTATAAAGCTGCCAATTTCAGCGAAGGACACTATATGCAGGTTGAAGTCGCAGCCAAGCTGAAAAACACCCAAAACAACGCGCTGGCCGATCAGTTCCTGAACTTTATTCTGACGCCTGGATTCCAGTCTGAGATCCCAACAGGCAACTGGATGTATCCGGTGACGAATCAGGCCCTGCCGGAAGGCTTCAGCACGCTGACGCGTCCGGCCAAATCGCTGGAGTTCAGCGCAGATGAAGTCGCCAAAGAGCGCAGAACCTGGGTCCGCGAATGGCAAACCGCACTGACTCAGTAA
- a CDS encoding DUF547 domain-containing protein has product MILRRQSVLTFLLLGFLSLSFPAFAAPKADLWPFWQASQTQSTKTVDHGAWQHLLDHYLVVAPQQTRFRYAAVTTADKVVLNGYLNTLTAEDPRQLNRNEQFAYWVNLYNALTVKVILDNYPISSITKLGGFLSFGPWDEKLITIDGQQLSLNDIEHRILRPIWQDKRIHYVVNCASLGCPDLLPKAMNASNLNAQLEAAATRFINSRKGVQESGGKVRLSSIYDWYQSDFGALPDLQQHLNMYREQPVTLNKPVYDYDWRLNEAR; this is encoded by the coding sequence ATGATTCTTCGCCGGCAATCTGTTCTCACATTCCTCTTGTTGGGTTTTCTCAGCCTGAGTTTCCCGGCTTTCGCCGCCCCCAAGGCTGATCTCTGGCCGTTCTGGCAAGCCAGTCAAACCCAGAGCACAAAAACAGTTGATCATGGCGCATGGCAACACCTGCTGGATCATTATCTGGTTGTGGCACCGCAACAAACCCGTTTCCGTTATGCCGCCGTGACGACAGCCGATAAAGTTGTGCTGAACGGTTATCTGAACACCCTGACGGCGGAAGATCCGCGCCAGCTGAACCGAAATGAGCAGTTTGCTTACTGGGTGAACCTCTACAACGCACTGACGGTGAAGGTGATTCTGGACAACTATCCGATCAGCTCAATCACCAAACTGGGCGGTTTCCTCAGCTTCGGTCCCTGGGATGAAAAGCTGATCACCATTGATGGACAGCAGTTGTCGCTGAACGATATCGAGCACAGAATTCTGCGGCCAATCTGGCAGGACAAACGCATTCATTATGTGGTGAACTGTGCCAGCCTGGGTTGTCCGGATCTGCTGCCGAAAGCAATGAACGCCAGCAATCTCAACGCGCAGCTCGAAGCCGCTGCCACACGCTTCATCAACAGCCGCAAAGGCGTTCAGGAATCCGGTGGAAAAGTCCGATTATCCTCGATTTATGACTGGTATCAGTCTGACTTCGGTGCGCTGCCAGACTTACAACAGCACCTGAACATGTATCGTGAACAACCCGTCACTCTGAACAAACCCGTATATGACTACGACTGGCGGCTCAACGAAGCCCGCTGA
- the leuD gene encoding 3-isopropylmalate dehydratase small subunit, with amino-acid sequence MAGIKQHTGLVVPLDAANVDTDAIIPKQFLQKVNRIGFGKHLFHDWRFLDDAGEQPNPEFVLNYPRYQGASILLARENFGCGSSREHAPWSLADYGIKVMIAPSFADIFYGNSINNQMVPVRLTEAEVDELFQYVEASEGAEITVDLETMTVTANGKSYSFEIDAFRRHCLLNGLDNIGLTLQHEDKIADYESRIPAFLA; translated from the coding sequence ATGGCAGGAATCAAACAACATACCGGACTGGTGGTGCCGCTGGATGCCGCAAACGTCGACACCGACGCCATCATACCTAAGCAGTTTTTACAGAAAGTAAACCGGATTGGGTTTGGCAAACATTTGTTCCATGACTGGCGTTTTCTGGACGATGCCGGTGAGCAGCCAAATCCGGAATTTGTCCTGAACTACCCGCGCTATCAGGGGGCAAGCATTTTGCTGGCCCGTGAAAACTTCGGCTGCGGGTCGTCTCGTGAGCACGCCCCATGGTCGCTGGCGGATTACGGGATCAAAGTCATGATCGCGCCGAGCTTTGCCGACATTTTCTACGGCAACTCGATCAACAACCAGATGGTCCCGGTTCGCCTGACCGAAGCTGAAGTCGACGAACTGTTCCAATATGTCGAAGCCAGCGAAGGCGCGGAGATCACGGTCGATCTGGAAACCATGACGGTCACCGCCAATGGCAAATCGTATTCGTTTGAAATCGACGCGTTCCGCCGCCACTGCCTGCTGAACGGTCTGGACAACATCGGGCTCACGTTGCAGCACGAAGATAAAATCGCAGATTATGAAAGCAGGATCCCGGCATTTCTGGCCTGA